One Pelorhabdus rhamnosifermentans genomic region harbors:
- a CDS encoding D-alanyl-D-alanine carboxypeptidase family protein, with protein sequence MIKLRNWLWFICFILMIQPVAAAAAITAHYAVVMDASTGKVLYEKNAHERAYPASTTKIMTLITALEESDIHDDLLVSAEAANTEGSSLDLRTGEKMREIDMLFGMMLVSGNDAAVAIAEHISGSPGDFAKLMTEKAHLLGATDTHFANPNGLPDDNHYTTAYDLAVIASHGYTNPWFRRIIQTRSYSMPGHQVENTNKLLTQYDGANGVKTGWTESAGRCLVAGAKRNGVQLIAVVLNSEDIWGEAATLLDAGFDQLGK encoded by the coding sequence ATGATTAAATTAAGAAATTGGTTATGGTTTATTTGTTTTATCCTCATGATACAGCCCGTAGCGGCGGCAGCAGCTATTACGGCGCACTACGCAGTTGTTATGGATGCTTCTACAGGAAAAGTTTTATATGAGAAAAATGCTCACGAGCGTGCCTATCCGGCAAGTACGACGAAAATCATGACGCTCATTACGGCATTAGAAGAAAGCGATATACATGATGACTTATTAGTCAGTGCTGAGGCGGCAAATACGGAAGGTTCTAGTCTCGATTTGAGGACTGGAGAAAAAATGAGAGAAATCGATATGCTTTTTGGCATGATGCTTGTCTCAGGTAATGATGCAGCAGTAGCCATTGCTGAGCATATTTCAGGATCACCAGGGGATTTCGCAAAATTGATGACAGAGAAAGCTCACTTATTAGGGGCTACTGATACGCATTTTGCTAATCCTAATGGATTGCCTGATGACAATCACTATACAACAGCATATGATTTGGCTGTCATAGCGTCTCACGGCTATACTAATCCGTGGTTTCGCCGCATTATTCAGACGCGATCTTATTCAATGCCGGGTCATCAAGTTGAAAATACGAACAAACTTTTGACCCAGTATGATGGAGCCAATGGCGTTAAAACGGGGTGGACAGAATCGGCGGGGCGTTGTTTAGTTGCGGGAGCCAAACGAAATGGAGTGCAACTCATTGCCGTGGTTTTAAATAGCGAGGATATATGGGGAGAAGCAGCGACGTTACTTGATGCTGGTTTTGATCAGTTAGGCAAGTAG
- the ytxC gene encoding putative sporulation protein YtxC: MKLLTIGFKDCDEENDKLKKKMEDLCESLGYSGYVVVIEDVVKGSYRFIGYYVNEGELSFRNYEQVKGQIKKMAVKLLADHVVRVEEKRLIKRMIEREYVYFSDKERQQVFESVVSRYDHDVANCTEFNLPTRRQYIAEKMLDYLENSHDIVLEGFINFRLKEYRKHMMEAVDKAVDDFMMELEYQEFIRVLRYFVDVQQPKMEEVHVVMMASGNFKILDSKGEVIRSRSIENVDREGMSYQDLLISSLITLAPYTVMLHLIHPSMSEELIMTIKSVFDGRVIVCDGCDLCRNVYANQLQPKS, from the coding sequence GTGAAACTTCTAACAATTGGGTTTAAGGATTGTGATGAGGAAAATGACAAGCTAAAGAAAAAAATGGAAGATCTTTGTGAAAGCTTAGGATATAGTGGATATGTTGTTGTTATAGAGGATGTAGTCAAGGGCAGTTACCGATTTATTGGCTATTATGTCAATGAAGGAGAGTTGTCCTTTCGCAATTATGAACAAGTTAAAGGGCAGATAAAAAAAATGGCAGTGAAGCTTTTGGCAGATCATGTTGTGCGTGTAGAAGAAAAAAGGTTAATTAAACGGATGATTGAACGGGAGTATGTTTATTTTAGTGACAAGGAACGACAGCAGGTTTTTGAAAGTGTCGTGAGTCGTTATGACCATGATGTTGCCAATTGTACAGAGTTTAATCTTCCCACGCGGCGACAATATATTGCTGAAAAAATGCTGGATTATTTGGAAAATTCCCATGACATTGTTTTAGAGGGATTCATTAATTTTCGGTTGAAAGAATATCGGAAACATATGATGGAGGCTGTTGATAAGGCCGTAGATGATTTTATGATGGAACTGGAATACCAAGAATTTATCCGCGTGTTGCGTTATTTTGTCGATGTGCAGCAACCTAAAATGGAAGAAGTTCATGTGGTTATGATGGCGAGTGGCAATTTTAAAATTCTTGATTCGAAAGGTGAGGTGATTCGTAGTCGTTCCATTGAAAATGTGGATCGGGAAGGAATGAGTTATCAAGATCTTTTAATTAGCTCGCTCATTACGCTTGCACCCTATACGGTTATGCTGCATTTGATTCATCCAAGTATGTCTGAGGAGCTTATTATGACAATTAAAAGCGTCTTTGATGGTCGCGTGATTGTATGTGACGGTTGCGATCTGTGCCGCAACGTTTATGCCAATCAACTTCAGCCAAAGTCTTAA
- a CDS encoding GRAM domain-containing protein, which produces MYSFNMLENEKILKKDLCNLAIEGTVLNGAFYLTNERLVFVGYLLDQAHKHFTDLSLVHIDEVRREKTFRFIPNVLIIHSIQDVEWKLTLSGRDDWYDAVQKQLSVIEK; this is translated from the coding sequence ATGTATTCATTTAACATGCTTGAAAACGAGAAAATTCTTAAAAAAGACCTATGTAATTTGGCCATTGAGGGAACCGTTCTGAATGGCGCTTTTTATTTGACAAATGAAAGGTTAGTTTTTGTTGGGTACTTGTTAGATCAAGCGCATAAGCATTTTACTGATCTATCGCTGGTTCATATTGATGAAGTACGTCGTGAAAAAACATTTCGTTTCATTCCAAATGTTCTTATTATTCATAGTATACAAGATGTGGAATGGAAACTGACTCTTTCAGGTCGTGATGACTGGTATGATGCGGTTCAGAAGCAACTTTCCGTAATCGAAAAATAA